DNA from Triticum aestivum cultivar Chinese Spring chromosome 7D, IWGSC CS RefSeq v2.1, whole genome shotgun sequence:
actgaggtctttctttgaaaaactcctttcaaacactcctttatgctttgcagaatagttctacattatttccgatcaacaatatgtcattcacatatacttatcagaaatgttttagtgctcccactcactctcttgtaaatacaggcttcaccgcaagtctgtataaaactatatgctttgatcacactatcaaaacgtttattccaactccgagaggcttgcaccagtccataaatggatcgctggagcttgcacactttgttagctccctttggatcgacaaaaccttctgattgcatcatatacaactcttcttccagaaatccattcaggaatgcagtttttgacatccatttgccaaatttcataatcataaaatgcggcaattgctaacatgattcggacagacttgagcatcgctacgggtgagaaagtctcatcgtagtcagccccttgaacttgtcaaaaacctttcgcaacaagtcgagctttgtagacagtaacattaccgtcagcgtcagtcttcttcttgaagatccatttattctctatggcttgccgatcatcgggcaagtcaaccaaagtccacactttgttctcatacaaggatcccatctcagatttcatggcctcaagccattttgcagaatctgggctcatcatcgcttcctcatagtttgtaggttcgtcatggtctagtaacatgacctccagaacaggattaccgtaccaatctggtccggatcttactctggttgacctacgaggttcggtagtaactgtatctgaagcttcatgatcatcataattagcttcctcactaattggtgtaggtgtcacaggaaccggtttctgtgatgaactagtttccaataagggagcatcaatttctactttcctcccactcacttatttcgagagaaactccttctctagaaaggatccaaatttagcaacaaaagtcttgccttcagatctgtgatagaaggttgaagctttttaacataagcatcgcagccccaaactttaagaaacgacaactttggtttcttgccaaaccacagttcatatggtgtcgtctcaacggatttagatggtgctctatttaatgtgaatgcagttgtctctaatgcataaccccaaaacgatagtggtaaatcggtaagagacatcatagattgcaccatatctaataaagtgcggttacgacgttcggacacaccattacgctgtggtgttccaggtggcgtgagttgcgaaaatattccgcattgtaaatgaagaccaaacttgtaactcaaatattctcctccacgatcagatcgtagaaactttattttgatgatacttcactctgaaattatttgaacttttcaaatgtttcagatttatgtttcatcaagtagatatacccatatcttctcaaatcatctgtgaaggtgagaaaataacgataccctccgcgagcctcaacactcatcggatcgcatacatcagtatgcatatttccaataagtcagttgcttgctccattgttccggagaacgaagtcttagtcatcttgcccataaggcatggttcgcaagcatcaagtgattccaaaatcccatcagcatggagtttcttcatgcgctttacaccaatatgacctaaacggcagtgccacaaataagttgcactatcattattaacttttcatcttttggcttcaatgttatgaatatgtgtatcactacgatcgagatccaacaaaccattttattgggtgtatgaccatagaaggttttattcatgtaaacagaacaacaattattctctaatttaaatgaatagccgtattgcaacaaaacatgatcaaatcatattcatgctcaacgcaaacaccaaataacacttatttagtttcaacactaatcccgaaagtatagggagtgtgcgatgatgataatatcaatcttggaactacttccaacacacatcgtcacctcgccctttactagtttctgtttattctacaactcccgtttcgagttactactcttagaaactgaactagtatcaaatgccgaggggttgctataaacactagtaaagtacacatcaataacatgtatatccaatatacctttgttcactttgccatccttcttatccgccaaatacttggggcagttccgctttcagtgactagttcctttgcagtagaagcacttagtctcaggcttaggaccagacttgggcttcttcacttgagcagcaacttgcttgccgttcttcttgaagttccccttcttccctttgcccttttcttgaaactagtggtctcgtcaaccatcaacacttgatgtttttcttgatttctaccttcgtcgatttcagcatcactgcttgagctattctcctccatcttttagctatagaacttgttggagacttcatatctctcaactcgggtatttgcttgaaatattaacttcaactcctggaacatctcatatggtccatgacgttcaaaacgtctttgaagtcccgattctaagtcgttaagcatggcgcactaaactatcaagtagtcatcatattgagctagccaaacgttcataacgtctgcatctgctcctgcaataggtctgtcacctagtggtgcatcaaggacataattcttctgtgcagcaatgaggataatcctcagatcacggattcaatccgcatcattgctactaacatttttcaacttagttttctctaggaacatatcaaaaataaacgggtagctaaacgcgagctattgatctacaacatagatatgctaatactaccaggactaagttcatgataaatttaaagttcaattaatcatattacttaagaactcccacttagatagacatacctctaatcatctaagtgatcacgtgatccaaatcaactaaaccatgtccgatcatcacgtgagatggagtagtttcaatggtgaacatcactatgttgatcatatgtactatatgattcacgctcgacctttcggtctcagtgttccgaggccatatctgcatatgctaggctcgtcaaatttaacccaagtattctgtgtgtgcaaaaactgtcttacacccgttgtatttgaacgtagagcttattacacccgatcatcacgtggtgtctcagcacgaagaactgtcgcaacggtgcatactcagggagaacacttataccttgaaattttagtaagggatcatcttataaagctaccgtcgaactaagcaaaataagatgtataaaagataaacatcacatgcaatcaaaatatgtgacatggtatggccatgatcatcttgcgcctttgatctccatctccaaagtactgtcatgatctctatcatcaccggcatgacaccatgatctccatcatcttgatctatatcaatgtgtcgtcacatggtcgtctcgccaactattgctcttggaactattgctatcgcatagcgataaagtaacgcaattatttggcgcttgcatcttatgcaataaagagacaaccataaggcttctgccagttgccgataacttcaacaaaacatgatcatatcatacaacaacttatatctcatcacgtcttgaccatatcacatcacaacatgccttgcaaaaacaagttagacgtcctctactttgttgttacaagttttacgtggctgctacgggctgagcaagaaccgttcttacctacgcatcaaaaccacaacgatagttcgtcaagttagtgttgttttaaccttcacaaggaccgggcgtagccacactcgattcaactaaagttggagaaactgacacccgccagccacctgtgtgagaaccagtctcgtgtaagcgtacgcgtaatgtcggtctgggccgcttcatccaacaatactgtcgaaccaaagtatgacatgccggtaagcagtatgacttgtatcgcccacaactcacttgtgttctactcgtgcatataacatctacgcataaaacctggctcggatgccactgttggggaacgtagtaatttcaaaaaaattcctacgcacacacaggatcatggtgatgcatagcaacgagaggggagagtgttgtccatgtaccctcgtagaccgaaagcagaagcgttagcacaacgcggttgatgtagtcgtacgtcttcacgatccgaccgatccaagtaccgaacgtacggcacctccgagttcagcacacgttcagctcgatgacgtcccgcgaactctgatccagcagagcttcacgggagagttccgtcagcatgacggcgtggtgacggtgatgatgttgctatcgacgcagggcttcgcctaagtaccgctacgatatggccgaggtggaatatggtggaggggggcaccgcacacggctggaatagatcaacttatcaacttgtgtgtctagaggtgcccccgtatataaaggatcagggggaggaggccggcggccaggaggacggtgcgccagggaggagtcctactcccatcgggagtaggactccctcttttcctagttgtagtaggagggggaaaggaagggcaggagagagggggaaggaaagggggcgccgcccccccctccttgtccaattcggactagagggggagggggcgcgcggccagccctagccgcccctcctcttctccactaaggcccagcTTGGCCCATtgaactccccgggggttccggtaaccccccccccccggtactccggtatatgtccgaaactccccgaaaccattctggtgtccgaacatagtcgtccaatatatcgatctttatgtctcgaccatttcgagactcctcgtcatgtccgtgatcatatccgagactccaaactaccttcggtacatcaaagcacaaaactcgtaataccgatcgtcatctaactttaagcgtgcggaccctacgggttcgagaactatgtagacatgaccgagacacgtctccggtcaatagccaatagcggaacctggatgctcatattggctcctacatattctacgaagatttttatcggtcaaaccgcataacaacatacgttgttccctttgtcctcggtatgttacttgcccgagattcgatcgtcggtatctcaataactagttcaatctcattaccggcaagtcttacctcgttccgtaatacatcatcccgcaactaactcattagttacaatgcttgcaaggcttatagtgatgtgtattaccgagtgggcccagagatacctctttgacaatcggagtgacaaatcctaatctcgaaatacgccaactcaacaagtaccttcggagacacctgtagagcacctttataatcacccagttacgttgtggcgtttggtagcacacaaagtgttcctccggtaaacaggagttgcataatctcatagtcataggaacatgtataagtcatgaagaaagcaatagcaacatactaaacgatcaagtgctaagctaacggaatgggtcaagtcaatcacatcattctcctaatgatgtgatcccgttaatcaaatgacaactcaatgtctatggctaggaaacataaccatttttgatcaacgagctagtcaagtagaggcatactagtgacactctgtttgtctatgtattcacacatgtatcatgtttccggttaatacaattctagcatgaataataaacatttatcatgatataaggaaataaataataactttattattgcctctagggtatatttccttcaatcaCAACCAGCACCACGACATGGtggcgatggtggtggtggtgtcggAATACCGGAGAACTATGCCAGGAGGGAGAGACGTGGCAGTAGCCAAGGCCAATGTGTTCGGGGCCtttgctgcgccccctcccctataTTTATATGCCTGGGAGGGCTGAGAGTTCAGCCCTACTCCTAATAGGATTTGCCGCCAAGGGGAAGAGGATTTGGAGTCCAAGTCCGATCCTATTTCTACTAGGACTCTCCTCTTTTCCCTTCCCTGGTCGCATGAGCCTTTGAGGGCTTGGTGCGCCTGGCCCTGGCCCAACAAGACCAGGGCACCTCCCCTCAGCCCATGCCAGCCCTTAGGACGTGGTGGAACCCTTGGAGGAATCAGGACTCCTACGGAAACCTCcgaaaccttctggaagcttcccggtacaatatcgaaaaaATTGCACATTTTTTCGGAATCTCGAAAacgactttccatatataaatctttacctctcgaccctTCTGAGACTCCAAGTACAATCCTATTCCTAGGAGGACTCTCCTTTTTTCCCttccctagccgcatgggcctttGAGGGCTTGGTGCGCTTGGCCCTGGCCCAACaaggccagggcgcctcccctCAGCCCATGCCAGCCCTTGGGACGTGGTGGAACCCTTGGAGGAATCCGGACTCCTCCGAAAATCTCcgaaaccttctggaagcttcttggtacaataccgaaaaaactgcacctttttccggAATCCCGAAaatgactttccatatataaatctttacctctcgaccctttcgagactccaagtccaatcctattcctaggAGGACTCTCCTTTTTCCCCTTCCCTGGCCGCATGGGCCTTTGAGGGCTTGGTGCGCCTGGCCCAACaaggccagggcgcctcccctAAGTCTAAGCCGCGCATATATTCGCGAGCGCATGTGCTATATATACACATCTCTATGTGTGTCCATAGCATAGTGTCCTACTCATCATGTGGTTCTAGCATTTTGTAATGACATGCAACCCCCCCTTATAAGTTGGTCCCCTCACCCTTGGCtcaccgaggtgggactaaacttttgctcCATGTAGAGATGTTGCTGTTTCAGTGTAGGCTCAGGCATGGAACATGTGGGCTAAGATACAAATGAATGCATATGGGCTTGGGCTTCATGCAACCAGGTGGGATGAATTGTTGCATGCATGCTCTCATTTCCTAACATATTCTAAACGTAAGACCACCTGATGTCTGCATCCCCTCAAGAAAAAAAAACTGATAAACAAGCAAAAGAACCTCCCAAAAAAATACAATAGATTATTTATTAGGAAAGTTTTGAAAAATAAATATAGGTTATTGCTTGATGCTGAAATTTTCATTCGTTATTTCTGACAGTACATAAGATGCATTTAAATTTCTTTTGCTTTAAACTATTTTGTCACACAAACCACTAGATATCTATTATATAAGCAGAAAGAATGTACCTGATGTTATTAAGACATTAACATATTGAATGGTGCACCCCGGCCTATATAATTGTCAATTCCAATATTGTACCCTCTTTTTTGTTTGGTCCAGGAAATTTAACAAGGATGCTATATAAGGAGAAAAGCATACAAAAATATTAATCGATCTCCAATCTAGTATATAGGCATGTATTCAAACAAAAAAGGCGTCTTCAACATCACTTGAAATCACATTCTAAAAAGTCTATTAAAATGCTTTAGTGAGGGAGTTCCAGTATCCACAGGTGCATGTCCCCAAATAAGAAAAGGCGCCTTCAACATATCACTTCTTCATTCTAAACAACCTGCAAGTGCTTAATTGCGCAGTCATCCAGGATCTTGATGCACCTGCAAGAAAATGAATGGCCAGATGACAAAACCTAGCCAAGGCAGCAGCAACCATGGGCTCCAAGAATAGTATAAACAAACAACAAAATTGTGCTGGAAAGATGCATCATCTGGATTGCAGGTTTTCAACGGCACAACAATATGGTAAACAATgatccaaaaaattaaaaaacagaCGATGAATAATGACAAAAGCATATACATAAGTCATGGTCGACCCAATCTACATCGAGGTCTAAGGCATCTTTACATATCACTCTCGCTGAAGAACCCATTGAATGCAAAGCCCGTGGTTGGGGACAACACACATAAAACAAGGAGCCTCCAACAGTTGGGCGATAACAACCAGCCAACAAAAAATCAACCAAAGCGCTACCAGGCAACAAACGACCCAAGCATACAGGTCAGATGTATCATGACCTAACTAAGCCAAGTAGCTACAAAACTATATCATGGTGCAATTCAGCAACAACCAACCAACAAGAACATATAGCATCGTCGTCATCATGCTCAATGGCACCAACGCCATTGTCACTCATctgaaacaaaaaaaaataaatgCAACACATCACAAATACTAGAATGTAGAACAGCTCCTTGTGAATCTGTACATGTATACAAATGACGCAACAACTCCTTGTGAGCAACATTTACATATTGTAAAAACTTCTGCATGACACAAAGCAACGGCTTGAGAGCAACACCCCTACAGAAACGTACTCTTCATGTTAGAATTTCTGTTCCGACATATTTGGATTGCGATGCTCAAGCTTAGAATTTCTGTTGAATCTCTCCCTAGCCATTAAAATAGGGCGACTGCTACAAATCAACCGACTGATTTTCTAGAGAAATCAGCCGGGTCACCAGCCGTCCGAGCTGTTCATCTCAGCCATTGAAAAATGTCAACGCACACCATCCTACTCCCCACACCGCATCAGCCAACCCCTTATTTCTATCTTCGTCTAGCCATAGCAAGACAGGAACGCGCCGAAGTTGCAAAAGCACCATGGCCACCGCCGGCAAGCTTAGCATTGCAACAACGGAGCCGCCGCCGGCTATTGCATCGTAGCTCCGGGAGCCGCCACCGAGCCCAGCAATGCAACACCGGGAGCTGCCGGCGAGAGCTCCATTGGAGCACCGAGCGCTGCACTGCCGCTTCAACGTAGCACCTGCAGCCGCCGGCGAGAGCTTCATTGGAGCACCAAGCGCTGCACTGTAGCTTCGACAGTAGTCGGAGAGCGCTGCAAGGCAGCACCGTGAGCCGTCGGCGACAGCTCCATTGCAGCCCCGACGGAGCTCCAATGCAGCACCAAAGTCGTCCGACGAAGCTCGATTGTAGCCCCGACGGAGCTCCAACGCAGCACCGACGGCATCCAGCGAAGCTCCATTACATCTCCGCTCATGTTTCCGGCGACCCGACGTTGCTCCATTGCAGCTCCGGCGGCCCGGCTTTGCTCCATTGCAGCTCCGGCGGTACTCCCAACGTCTTCAAGGCAACAGGGCCGGAGTTGCAGCGCCCCTCGTCGGCTCCTCGTGGCGGTCACCGTTGCGTCACCGGAGTACCGGAGTACCGACGGAGGCGCTCTTATGCAACACCGGGCGCTCCACCTGAGCACCGGCGACGCATCACCGCCGCATTTTGCAACACCGGCAGCAGTAAGGCGGCGCGCGGGAAGCTGCAGGTCGACGCCGTGCTGCTAGTCATTGGCTGTTCCCCTTTTGCTCTGCAACAGCGGGCAGCGGTAGAAGGGGGAGCAGAGCTTGTGGCAAGTGTGGTTGTCGATTTGCTAAGGACAGAGAGGGGATCTGCAGGAGGGGGAaagagagcaagcgtgaggaagaCGACGATACACGCTGATAATGCATGGCTGTGGCTTCGTGGGTGGAGATAAGGCGGACGGTAAGCGGCGCGTGGGGCCAGCCAGAAAGGACGCGTGTCGAAAGCTAGACGAGGCTTATTTCGCGTGGGATCATCCGGTTGATTTTAAACCTTTTCCTTAAAATAGTGATTTGTATTATAACTTACGGACGATCAAGTTAAAACGTAAAAAGATGTTGCTAAAGCCACATTATATCGAAAGGCTGTGGCCTTGTTCAAGACATCAAGATGAAGCTAGCAAAATAAGACAAGGAACACCAACCAATGCCAGCGGCGGCGCTGCCGCGCGGCGTCCAGGCGGTGCTGGTCACCTCCGGCCAACTCCGCAACCTCGACCCGCAGCTCCAGGTGCCCCCGCTCCTCCTCGCCAACACCCTCATCGCCGCCTTCTCCCGCGCCGCGCTCCCTCGCCTCGCCTTCCCGCTCCTCCGCCACCTCCTGCGCCGCGCCCGCCCCTTCCGCCCCGACGCCTTCACCTTCCCGCCGCTCATCCGCGCGGCCCCGGCCCACGCCTCCGCGGCGCAGCTCCACGCCTGCGCGCTCCGGCTCGGCCTCCTCCGCCCCTGCGTCTTCGCGTCGGGCTCCCTCGTGCACGCCTACCTCCGCTTCGGCCGCGTGGAGGAGGCCAGCacggtgttcgacgaaatgcccctGCGGGACCTGCCGGCCTGGAACGCGATGCTGTCCGGGCTGTGCCGCAACGACCGCGCCGCCGAGGCCGTGCGCCTGTTCAGGCGGATGGCGGGGGAGGGCGTTGCTGGCGACGCGGTGACGGTCTCAAGCGTGCTGCCCATGTGCGCGCTGCTGGGGGACTGGGTGCTTGCGCTGGTCATGCACGTGTACGCGGTGAAGCACGGGCTGGACAAGGAGCTGTTCGTGTGCAATGCGATGGTCGATGTGTATGGAAAGCTTGGGATGCTGGAGGAGGCTCGGCGGGTGTTTGATGGAATGGAGCGCCGCGATCTGGTGACGTGGAATTCGATCATCTCAGGGTATGAGCAGGGTGGGCAGGTTGCCGCTGCGGTCAAGATGTTTCGTGGTATGAGGGACAGTGGGGTTTCCCCTGACGTGCTGACGCTTGTGAGCCTGGCGTCTGCTGTCGCACAGTGTGGAGATGACCGCGGTGGGAAGTCAGTGCACTGTTATGTGATGCGGCGGGGGTGGGATCTGGGTGACATAATTGCAGGGAATGCTGTGGTTGATATGTATGCCAAGCTATCAAAGATTGAGGCCGCCCAGAGGATGTTTGACACCATGCCAGTTCGAGATCCTGTGTCTTGGAATACTTTGATCACGGGGTATATGCAGAATGGACTTGCAAACGAGGCAATCGAGGCATATGGTCATATGCAGAAGCATGAGGGTCTGAAGCCTATTCAAGGGACAATTGTCAGTGTTTTGCCTGCATACTCACAACTTGGTGCCTTGCAGCAGGGCATGCGGATGCATGCTCTGTCTGTTAAGACTGGATTCAATCTGGATGTTTATGTTGGAACTTGTATGGTAGACTTGTATGCTAAATGCGGGAAGCTGACGGATGCAATGCTTTTCTTTGAAAAAATGCCTAAAAGGAGTAGGAGTACAGGTCCCTGGAATGCCATCATGGCTGGCCTTGGAGTTCATGGGCATGCCGCAGAGGCTCTCAGTGTCTTCTCACGAATGCAGCAGGAAGGAGTTAATCCTGATCATGTCACATTTGTTTCTCTGTTGGCTGCCTGTAGTCATGCTGGCTTAGTTGACCAAGGCCGGAGTTTCTTTGATATGATGCGTAT
Protein-coding regions in this window:
- the LOC123168109 gene encoding pentatricopeptide repeat-containing protein At4g33990, with the protein product MPAAALPRGVQAVLVTSGQLRNLDPQLQVPPLLLANTLIAAFSRAALPRLAFPLLRHLLRRARPFRPDAFTFPPLIRAAPAHASAAQLHACALRLGLLRPCVFASGSLVHAYLRFGRVEEASTVFDEMPLRDLPAWNAMLSGLCRNDRAAEAVRLFRRMAGEGVAGDAVTVSSVLPMCALLGDWVLALVMHVYAVKHGLDKELFVCNAMVDVYGKLGMLEEARRVFDGMERRDLVTWNSIISGYEQGGQVAAAVKMFRGMRDSGVSPDVLTLVSLASAVAQCGDDRGGKSVHCYVMRRGWDLGDIIAGNAVVDMYAKLSKIEAAQRMFDTMPVRDPVSWNTLITGYMQNGLANEAIEAYGHMQKHEGLKPIQGTIVSVLPAYSQLGALQQGMRMHALSVKTGFNLDVYVGTCMVDLYAKCGKLTDAMLFFEKMPKRSRSTGPWNAIMAGLGVHGHAAEALSVFSRMQQEGVNPDHVTFVSLLAACSHAGLVDQGRSFFDMMRITYGIIPLAKHYACMVDMLGRAGQLQEAFDFIHNMPIKPDSAVWGALLGACRIHGDVEMGKVASQNLFELDPENVGYYVLMSNMYAKVGKWDGVDEVRSLVRHQNLQKTPGWSSIEVKRSVNVFYSGNQTEPHPQHEEIQAELQNLLAKMRSIGYVPDYSFVLQDVEEDEKQHILNNHSERLAIAFGIINTPSRTPLHIYKNLRVCGDCHNATKYISKITEREIIVRDSNRFHHFKHGHCSCGDFW